The genomic region CCGCGTCATCGCCTACTGCCACATCGGGCAGCAGGCCAGCAGCGTCTACTTCGCCGCCCGCACTCTGGGCTACGAGGTGCGTCTCTACGACGGCTCCTGGGAAGAGTGGTCGGCCCACAAAGAGCTGCCCACGGAAACCTCGACCGCTCCTTAGCGGAAGGCGACGACGGCGTCGTCCAGGGGCAGTTCGTCCCGCCTGGGGACGGAGGGATGCTTGTCCTCTTCGAAGTCGCGCCCCAGACCGAGAAACGTGAAGCTGCGGAAGAGGTAGGGGACGCCCTCCGCGCCCAGGGGAGAGTTCCCGTCCATCACCTGGAAGTGGAGGTGCGGCGCGGTGGCCTGGCCGGAATCCCCCACTTCGCCGATCACGTCCTGCGCCGTGACGTGCTGGTGCAGCCGCACTCGCACCGAGCCCGCCTTGAGGTGGGCGAACAGCACGTAGCGGCCGGGTGCGATGCGCAGGATCACGTGATTCCCCGCGATGTTCTCCAGCGTCACCGGCTGCGGCAGCTCGCCCGGCGGGTGGTCGGGGAACTCGTCCACCGCCTCGGTCACCTCGCCGTCGGCCACCGCGTAGACGGGCTGGCCGTAGCCCCAGAAGTTCTCGTTCTTCCCCCGCGAGTCGTGGAAGGTGTTGGTGTTCTTGCCCACCCTCATCCAGTCGGTGGCGAAGCGCTGCGCGATGTAGACGCGCCCGTCGAGAGGAACGATGGCGCGGCGGTGGTCGGAAGAATTCCCCGGCCCGTTGCCCGCCAACCACTCCCCGCTGCGCAGCGGCGGCTCGAGCAGCGGCGGCGCCCCTTCCGAGACTACCGGAGAGACGATCCCGCCGATCTCCGATGCCTTGCCGGCCCGCTCCCCGCCCTCCACCGTGAATGACAGGCGGTGCCGCAGGCTCGCCGGCACACGCTCTGGCAGGGGCAGCGTCAGCCACAGGAACACGATCAGCCGGCGGCCGGGATCGAGATCCGGGCTCGCGTCCGGCTCCTTCTCCGCGGACATGGACATCTTCATCGGCTGTCCCACCAGGCTGACCATCTGCGCCAGCGCCGCGCCTTCGAAGCTGGCCAGCGGTCGCTCCGCGTCTCCGCCGTACACCTCGATGCGCTGCAGCCGGAGCGGGTCCCTGCCGAAGTTGGTGATGTGCAGTTCGTAGGCGAGCACGCGCTTTCCCTCCGCCGCCACCGGCACCGGCGGCGCCGGGATGATGACTTCCACCGGCGTGGGCCGCGCGCTCGCCCCGGTTCCCGCGCTGCCCGCGAACGCCAGGACCAGGGGCAGGAGCGCTCCCAGCACCGCCCCCAGAGATCCGGAGAAGCGGAGGGCCCCGCCCGGCTTGGTCCGGCGCTTCACAGCCACTTCTCCGGGGCCTGGTCAAAGCGCTGCTTGTGGTCCTGCGAGCAGAAGTAGTAGGTCTTGCCCCTGTAGACCGACTTGGGGGCGTTCTGCGGATCCACGTCCATCCCGCACACCGGGCACAGCGGATGCTCGGCGGTGGAGACCCGCTTCTGCGCGTACTCTTGATTGGAATTCGGGTCCATCCATCCCGTCCCCTGGTACTCCAACTGGTACACGGTGGACTGCACCGCCGCGCGGCCGAAGTAGCGTTCCACCACCCGCAGCGCCAGATCGATGCCCGAGGACAGGCCGCCCGAGGTCGCCAGGTTGCCTTCCTCCACGAAGCGGGCGCCGCGACGCAACCGGATGTCGGGGTACTGCATGGCGAAGGCGGAATAGGAATCGTGATGCGTGGTGGCGGCCTTCCCCGACAGCAGGCCGGTCTCGGCCAGCACGAACGCCCCCGTACAGACCGACATAGTCACGTCCGTCGCCCTGGACGCTTGCCGGATCCACTCCAGGGAGGCTTTGCCCGCACCCTCCTGCGCGGGGATCACGATCACCTTCGGCGCCGGAGCCTTTGCCAGGGTGTAGTCGGGGACGATCTGCATCCCCCCAGAGGCGCGGATGGGCGCGGCCGACTCCGAGACGGTGTAGGTCCGGAAGGGCATTTGGTCGTCCATGGTCGGCCCCCGGGAGGGCAGCATGACGTTGTTGAAGACCTCCCACGGCCCCGCGAAGTCGATTACCACCGCGTCGTCGGAAATGAGGAAGGCGACCGGGATGGTGCCCTTGGCGGGTGCGCGCAGGGGATCGGGGATGGCCGCCGCATCGTCCGCGCCCGCGCCGCGGGTCAGTGCGCCGCCGGACAGTCTGCCCAGCACCGTCGCCGGGATGGCTGCCGCCGCCCCCAACATCGCTGATTTTTGTAGAAACTCTCTTCGCTTCATGGCGTCTCCCTTCCCCTTCCCGTTCTCCATGACGCCCCGCTTATCCCGCGGCGGCGCGTCCCAGCACGAAGCGCTCGCG from Terriglobales bacterium harbors:
- a CDS encoding DJ-1/PfpI family protein — encoded protein: MKRREFLQKSAMLGAAAAIPATVLGRLSGGALTRGAGADDAAAIPDPLRAPAKGTIPVAFLISDDAVVIDFAGPWEVFNNVMLPSRGPTMDDQMPFRTYTVSESAAPIRASGGMQIVPDYTLAKAPAPKVIVIPAQEGAGKASLEWIRQASRATDVTMSVCTGAFVLAETGLLSGKAATTHHDSYSAFAMQYPDIRLRRGARFVEEGNLATSGGLSSGIDLALRVVERYFGRAAVQSTVYQLEYQGTGWMDPNSNQEYAQKRVSTAEHPLCPVCGMDVDPQNAPKSVYRGKTYYFCSQDHKQRFDQAPEKWL
- a CDS encoding M23 family metallopeptidase — translated: MKRRTKPGGALRFSGSLGAVLGALLPLVLAFAGSAGTGASARPTPVEVIIPAPPVPVAAEGKRVLAYELHITNFGRDPLRLQRIEVYGGDAERPLASFEGAALAQMVSLVGQPMKMSMSAEKEPDASPDLDPGRRLIVFLWLTLPLPERVPASLRHRLSFTVEGGERAGKASEIGGIVSPVVSEGAPPLLEPPLRSGEWLAGNGPGNSSDHRRAIVPLDGRVYIAQRFATDWMRVGKNTNTFHDSRGKNENFWGYGQPVYAVADGEVTEAVDEFPDHPPGELPQPVTLENIAGNHVILRIAPGRYVLFAHLKAGSVRVRLHQHVTAQDVIGEVGDSGQATAPHLHFQVMDGNSPLGAEGVPYLFRSFTFLGLGRDFEEDKHPSVPRRDELPLDDAVVAFR